A part of Melittangium boletus DSM 14713 genomic DNA contains:
- a CDS encoding GMC oxidoreductase, which produces MDFDCDWLIIGSGFGGSVSALRLTEKGYRVVLLEKGRRLEGKDFPKTNWGLKKWLWMPWLGWRGFFKMTLFRHITVLSGVGVGGGSLVYANTLPQPTDDFFQAPSWTALADWKKELAPHYDTARRMLGATVNPLRTLPDDIIQQVGKELGRENFQPSTVAVYFGQPGVTVPDPYFQGEGPERTGCNACGGCMTGCRFNAKNSLDKNYLYLAEKRGLSLHADTEVTWVRPLPEGGYEVAALEGTSRVSRRERRFTARQVVFAGGVLGSVELLLKLKASPEGLPRLSERLGDGVRTNSEALIGVVAGKGLRDKDLSKGIAIGSILHTDAHSHLEPVRYADGSNFFRMLMAPHVSGATVFSRLARVLGLFVRHPLKFLRPWFKRDFARQSMILLYMRTLDGHLRMRRGRSVLTGGRLGLMTGLQEGPAPTAHMPEATDLARRVARKLDGLPMTLASETVLGIPTTAHILGGCCMGNSPETGVIDTQHRLFGYPGLYVVDGSAISANPGVNPSLTITALAERAMSFIPARKQVSAGEEMTRAAMGGTPSRL; this is translated from the coding sequence GTGGATTTCGATTGCGACTGGCTCATCATCGGCTCGGGTTTTGGCGGAAGCGTGAGCGCCCTGCGCTTGACGGAGAAGGGCTACCGGGTGGTGTTGCTGGAGAAGGGCCGGCGGCTGGAGGGCAAGGACTTTCCCAAGACGAACTGGGGCCTGAAGAAGTGGCTGTGGATGCCGTGGCTCGGCTGGCGGGGCTTCTTCAAGATGACCCTCTTCCGCCACATCACGGTGCTCTCGGGCGTGGGGGTAGGGGGCGGCTCGCTGGTGTACGCCAACACGTTGCCCCAGCCCACGGATGACTTCTTCCAGGCGCCCTCCTGGACGGCGCTGGCGGACTGGAAGAAGGAACTGGCGCCACACTACGACACCGCGCGCCGGATGCTCGGGGCCACGGTGAATCCGCTGCGGACGCTGCCGGACGACATCATCCAGCAGGTGGGCAAGGAGCTGGGCCGCGAGAACTTCCAGCCCTCCACGGTCGCCGTCTATTTCGGCCAGCCCGGCGTGACGGTGCCGGACCCGTACTTCCAGGGCGAGGGCCCCGAGCGCACCGGGTGCAATGCCTGCGGCGGCTGCATGACGGGCTGCCGGTTCAACGCGAAGAACTCGCTCGACAAGAACTACCTCTACCTGGCCGAGAAGCGTGGCCTCTCGCTGCACGCGGACACCGAGGTCACCTGGGTACGGCCCCTTCCCGAGGGGGGTTATGAGGTGGCAGCGCTCGAGGGCACGTCTCGCGTCTCGCGCCGTGAGCGCCGCTTCACCGCGCGCCAGGTCGTCTTCGCGGGAGGCGTGTTGGGCTCGGTGGAGCTGCTGCTCAAGCTCAAGGCCTCCCCGGAAGGATTACCCCGTCTCTCGGAGCGGCTGGGCGATGGCGTGCGCACCAACTCCGAGGCGCTGATTGGCGTCGTGGCGGGCAAGGGCCTTCGTGACAAGGACTTGTCCAAGGGGATCGCCATCGGCTCCATCCTCCACACCGATGCGCACTCCCATCTGGAGCCGGTGCGCTACGCGGATGGCTCGAACTTCTTCCGGATGCTGATGGCCCCGCATGTGAGCGGCGCCACGGTCTTTTCCCGATTGGCGCGCGTCCTGGGCCTCTTCGTGCGCCACCCCCTCAAGTTCCTGCGCCCCTGGTTCAAGCGGGACTTCGCCCGGCAGTCGATGATCCTCCTTTATATGCGCACGCTGGATGGACACCTGCGCATGCGGCGGGGAAGGAGCGTGCTCACCGGAGGGCGCCTGGGCTTGATGACGGGGCTCCAGGAAGGGCCCGCGCCCACCGCGCACATGCCCGAGGCCACGGACCTGGCTCGGCGTGTGGCCCGGAAGCTCGATGGCCTGCCCATGACCCTGGCTTCCGAGACGGTGCTGGGCATCCCCACCACGGCGCACATCCTGGGCGGCTGCTGCATGGGGAACTCGCCCGAGACCGGCGTCATCGACACCCAACACCGCCTCTTTGGCTATCCGGGGCTCTACGTCGTCGACGGTTCCGCCATCTCCGCCAATCCTGGCGTCAATCCCTCGCTCACCATCACCGCGCTCGCCGAGCGCGCCATGTCCTTCATTCCCGCCAGGAAGCAGGTGTCGGCGGGCGAGGAGATGACGCGGGCCGCCATGGGAGGGACGCCCTCCCGCCTCTGA
- a CDS encoding glycerophosphodiester phosphodiesterase, producing the protein MTLLPWTRRAGLLACVLLASGCGFLDAPGTPRLVAHRSGSGNYPENSRSAIAAALRAGYPTIEVDVVLTRDRIPILSHDPWIDPVLCSYAQGPDEAEPRRLPLDSRMPIRDFTLEELQRDFRCGGLGDPANPDAVRVADTYLTFDELLERVKGHPDSVLHLDIKENPAYTEGPDVFADEILGRWNAAALPNRFYITSTRGDLLKTFKARQPMEALLIWPEFDKDRNSTLTAVGNELRRKVGVQELIQLARDAGADGIAVAYQVADRAALESVRDAGLRTAIWTPNTESQLSVFCRWPLDYLITDYVERAPCR; encoded by the coding sequence ATGACACTCCTTCCGTGGACACGAAGAGCGGGCCTTCTCGCGTGTGTGTTGCTGGCCTCGGGTTGTGGCTTCCTGGATGCGCCGGGCACGCCGCGCCTCGTGGCGCACCGCTCGGGTTCGGGCAACTACCCGGAGAACTCCCGTTCGGCCATCGCCGCCGCCCTGCGCGCGGGCTACCCCACCATCGAGGTGGATGTGGTGCTCACGCGCGACCGCATCCCCATCCTCTCGCACGATCCCTGGATCGATCCGGTGCTGTGCTCCTACGCGCAAGGGCCGGATGAAGCCGAGCCGCGCCGCTTGCCCCTGGACTCGCGCATGCCCATCCGGGACTTCACGCTGGAGGAGTTGCAGCGCGACTTCCGGTGTGGAGGACTGGGAGACCCCGCGAATCCCGACGCGGTGCGCGTGGCGGACACGTACCTCACCTTCGACGAGCTGCTCGAGCGGGTGAAGGGCCATCCAGACTCGGTCCTCCACCTCGATATCAAGGAGAACCCGGCGTACACGGAGGGCCCGGATGTCTTCGCGGACGAGATCCTGGGCCGGTGGAACGCGGCGGCGCTGCCCAACCGCTTCTACATCACCTCCACGCGGGGGGACTTGCTCAAGACCTTCAAGGCCCGCCAGCCGATGGAAGCGCTCCTCATCTGGCCGGAGTTCGACAAGGACCGCAACTCCACGCTGACGGCCGTCGGCAACGAATTGCGGCGCAAGGTGGGGGTTCAGGAACTCATCCAGCTCGCGCGTGACGCGGGGGCGGATGGCATCGCCGTGGCCTACCAGGTGGCGGACCGCGCCGCGTTGGAGTCCGTGCGGGACGCGGGGCTGAGGACCGCCATCTGGACACCCAACACCGAGTCCCAGCTGTCCGTGTTCTGCCGCTGGCCCCTGGACTACCTCATCACCGATTACGTGGAGCGTGCGCCGTGCCGTTGA
- a CDS encoding S8 family serine peptidase: MKLNRMLFACSVMGLSACGGPLPEEQEQVIASKEVGQLAQLLRKPNAVRGEYIVVLREDVKGVARVSPALVAQEMVRSRGGEVLHAYEHVLKGFSARMSEERVRELLADPRVAYIEENGVKSVSGSGSQTGATWGIDRTDQRALPLNSTYTYNVDGTGVHAYIIDTGMRLTHSQFTGRVGVGFDSITAGGTGADCHGHGTHVAGTVGGTTHGIAKNVTLHPVRVLDCSGYGSDEQVIAGLDWVTANHVKPAVANMSLGGDASQALDDALERTIAAGVVVAVAAGNDSSNACNYSPARTPNAITVGATTSSDSRASYSNYGTCLDIFAPGSSITSASYSSNTATTSMSGTSMASPHVAGVAALYLEANPTATPAQVTAALLTNATPSKVNSPGTGSPNLLLYSLFSTGGGGDTTAPSTSLTSPASGATVSGTTTLTASATDNVGVTKVDFYVGTSLVGTSTTAPYSFAWNTTGVANGTYSLTTKAHDAAGNVGTSSSVSVTVNNGTGGSCSTTEQLLLNAGFESGSASWTATSGVVDGTTSGSAARTGSYKAWLNGVGSTSTDTLYQQVTIPSTACAATFSFWVKITTSETTTTTAYDKLSVQVLNSAGTVLATPATYSNLNKSTDYVQKSFDLSAYKGQTIRVYFKGTEDSSLKTSFFLDDTALSITR, from the coding sequence ATGAAGCTGAATCGGATGCTGTTCGCCTGCTCCGTGATGGGTCTGTCCGCCTGCGGTGGCCCCCTGCCCGAGGAGCAGGAGCAGGTCATCGCCTCGAAGGAAGTGGGCCAGCTGGCCCAACTGCTGCGCAAGCCCAACGCGGTGCGGGGCGAGTACATCGTCGTCCTCCGGGAGGACGTGAAGGGAGTGGCCCGGGTCAGCCCCGCGCTCGTCGCGCAGGAGATGGTGCGCTCGCGTGGCGGCGAGGTGCTGCACGCGTATGAGCACGTGCTCAAGGGCTTCTCGGCGCGCATGAGCGAGGAGCGGGTGCGCGAGCTGCTGGCGGATCCCCGCGTGGCGTACATCGAGGAGAACGGCGTGAAGTCGGTGTCGGGCTCGGGCAGCCAGACGGGTGCCACCTGGGGCATCGATCGCACGGATCAGCGCGCCCTGCCGCTCAACTCCACGTACACCTACAACGTCGATGGGACCGGGGTGCACGCGTACATCATCGACACGGGCATGCGGCTCACGCACTCCCAGTTCACGGGTCGCGTGGGCGTGGGCTTCGACTCCATCACCGCGGGCGGGACCGGGGCGGACTGCCACGGGCACGGCACGCACGTGGCGGGCACCGTGGGTGGCACCACCCACGGCATCGCGAAGAACGTGACGCTGCACCCGGTGCGCGTGCTGGACTGCTCGGGCTACGGCTCGGACGAGCAGGTCATCGCGGGCCTGGACTGGGTGACGGCCAACCACGTCAAGCCGGCCGTGGCCAACATGAGCCTGGGCGGTGACGCCTCGCAGGCGCTGGATGACGCCCTGGAGCGCACCATCGCCGCGGGCGTGGTGGTCGCCGTCGCCGCGGGCAACGACAGCTCCAACGCGTGCAACTACTCGCCGGCGCGCACGCCCAACGCCATCACCGTGGGCGCCACCACCAGCAGCGACTCGCGGGCCTCGTACTCCAACTACGGCACCTGTCTGGACATCTTCGCTCCGGGCTCGAGCATCACCTCCGCCTCGTACTCCAGCAACACGGCCACCACGTCCATGAGCGGCACGTCCATGGCCTCGCCGCACGTGGCGGGCGTGGCGGCGCTCTACCTGGAGGCCAACCCCACGGCCACCCCGGCCCAGGTGACGGCGGCGCTGCTCACCAACGCCACGCCGAGCAAGGTGAACAGCCCGGGCACGGGCTCGCCCAACCTGCTGCTCTACTCGCTGTTCAGCACCGGCGGTGGCGGCGACACCACGGCGCCCTCCACCTCCCTCACCTCGCCGGCGAGCGGCGCCACGGTGAGCGGCACCACCACCCTCACCGCCTCCGCCACGGACAATGTGGGGGTGACGAAGGTGGACTTCTACGTGGGCACGAGCCTGGTGGGCACCTCCACCACGGCGCCCTACAGCTTCGCCTGGAACACCACGGGCGTGGCCAACGGAACCTACTCGCTCACCACCAAGGCCCATGACGCCGCGGGCAACGTGGGCACCTCGTCCTCGGTGTCCGTCACCGTGAACAACGGCACGGGGGGCAGCTGCTCCACCACCGAGCAGCTCCTGCTCAACGCGGGCTTCGAGAGCGGCTCCGCGAGCTGGACGGCGACCTCGGGCGTCGTCGATGGCACCACCTCGGGGAGCGCGGCGCGCACGGGCAGCTACAAGGCCTGGCTCAACGGCGTGGGCTCCACCAGCACGGACACCCTCTACCAGCAGGTGACCATCCCCTCCACGGCCTGCGCCGCGACGTTCTCCTTCTGGGTGAAGATCACCACGTCGGAGACCACGACCACCACGGCCTACGACAAGCTGAGCGTCCAGGTGCTCAACAGCGCGGGGACGGTCCTGGCGACGCCGGCCACCTACAGCAACCTGAACAAGTCCACGGACTACGTGCAGAAGTCCTTCGATCTGAGCGCCTACAAGGGCCAGACGATCCGCGTGTACTTCAAGGGGACCGAGGACAGCTCACTCAAGACGAGCTTCTTCCTCGATGACACGGCGCTGAGCATCACCCGGTAG
- a CDS encoding DoxX family protein — MMNTRGAALGWTLVRVVFGLTLALAHGLPKVMGDMSRFAAGVEQLGFPYPLFFAWCAALAEFLGGLLVALGLLTRPAALFAAFTMGVALYRHRADPFGNMEMSILYLSVMLSALFTGGGPYSVDAKLRRRP; from the coding sequence ATGATGAATACACGTGGCGCCGCGCTGGGATGGACGCTCGTGCGCGTGGTGTTTGGACTCACGCTGGCCCTGGCCCATGGGCTGCCCAAGGTAATGGGAGACATGAGCCGCTTCGCCGCGGGCGTGGAGCAACTGGGCTTCCCCTACCCCCTCTTCTTCGCCTGGTGCGCGGCACTGGCGGAGTTCCTGGGGGGACTGCTCGTGGCGCTGGGACTGCTCACGCGCCCGGCGGCGCTCTTCGCGGCCTTCACCATGGGCGTGGCGCTCTACCGCCACCGGGCGGATCCCTTCGGCAACATGGAGATGTCCATCCTCTATCTCTCGGTGATGCTCTCGGCCCTGTTCACCGGCGGAGGCCCCTACAGCGTCGACGCGAAGCTGCGCCGCCGTCCCTGA
- a CDS encoding sigma-54-dependent transcriptional regulator, giving the protein MPASVLIVDDEKNILLTLQTSLQLAGYHVELAANGQVALDVVSARPVDAVLMDVKMPDMDGLTVLARVMELKPELPVIMMSGHGTIDTAVKATQLGARDFLEKPIARDRLLVALRNALKHQAAMEELRALRAELGRYDMVGSGPAMQRIFSLIQRTAPSEGRVLITGENGTGKELIARALHQHSRRKSAPFVKLNCAAVPHELIESELFGHEKGAFTGAVSVRRGKFELAHEGTLFLDEIGDMPQAMQTKLLRVLQEGELERVGGTETLKVDVRVIAATNKNLEKEIEAGRFREDLYYRVNVVQIHSPPLRERREDLPALIDTFLQEACTRNGRRPLSLSPEALSVMASYSYPGNVRELRNLVERLAILCEGPVVTGAEAQELLPRAKGTPPAASSEAVGASAMPSARPPPLPAPLIPSGAGAAGGFRPRVDRTFREQVEDAEREILQHTLAYTQDNVTEAARLLDLERGHFYKKLKALGIKRGEKDQPPAGGEG; this is encoded by the coding sequence ATGCCAGCGTCCGTGCTCATCGTCGATGATGAGAAGAACATCCTGTTGACGCTTCAGACCTCGCTTCAACTGGCGGGCTATCACGTGGAACTCGCGGCCAATGGACAAGTGGCCCTGGACGTGGTCTCCGCGCGTCCCGTGGACGCGGTGCTCATGGACGTGAAGATGCCGGACATGGATGGGCTCACCGTCCTGGCGCGCGTGATGGAACTCAAGCCCGAGCTGCCCGTCATCATGATGTCCGGCCATGGCACCATCGACACGGCGGTGAAGGCCACCCAGCTGGGGGCCCGCGACTTCCTGGAGAAGCCCATCGCGAGGGATCGGCTGCTCGTGGCGCTGCGCAACGCGCTCAAGCACCAGGCGGCCATGGAGGAGCTCCGGGCGCTGCGCGCGGAGCTCGGCCGCTACGACATGGTGGGCAGCGGCCCGGCCATGCAGCGCATCTTCTCCCTCATCCAGCGCACGGCGCCCTCCGAGGGGCGCGTGCTCATCACCGGCGAGAACGGCACGGGCAAGGAGCTCATCGCCCGGGCCCTGCACCAGCACTCGCGGCGCAAGAGCGCGCCCTTCGTGAAACTCAACTGCGCGGCGGTGCCGCATGAGCTCATCGAGAGCGAGCTGTTTGGCCACGAGAAAGGGGCGTTCACCGGAGCGGTGAGCGTGCGCCGGGGCAAGTTCGAACTCGCGCACGAGGGCACGCTCTTCCTCGACGAGATTGGTGACATGCCCCAGGCCATGCAGACCAAGCTGCTGCGCGTGCTGCAGGAGGGCGAGCTGGAGCGGGTGGGTGGCACGGAAACCCTCAAGGTCGACGTGCGCGTCATCGCCGCCACGAACAAGAACCTGGAGAAGGAGATCGAGGCGGGCCGGTTCCGGGAGGACCTCTACTACCGGGTCAACGTGGTGCAGATCCACTCGCCGCCCTTGCGCGAGCGGCGGGAGGATCTTCCCGCGCTCATCGACACATTCCTCCAGGAGGCCTGCACCCGAAACGGGCGCCGGCCCCTATCCCTGTCACCCGAAGCCCTGTCTGTCATGGCTTCCTATTCCTATCCAGGCAATGTGCGTGAGCTGCGCAATCTCGTGGAACGTCTGGCCATTCTTTGCGAGGGCCCCGTGGTCACGGGCGCGGAGGCACAGGAACTCCTGCCGCGCGCCAAGGGCACCCCACCCGCCGCCTCCTCCGAGGCGGTGGGCGCCTCCGCGATGCCTTCCGCCAGGCCGCCCCCCCTCCCGGCTCCCCTGATTCCCTCCGGCGCCGGGGCCGCCGGCGGCTTCCGCCCCCGGGTGGATCGGACCTTCCGCGAGCAGGTGGAGGACGCCGAAAGGGAGATCCTCCAACACACGCTCGCGTATACGCAGGACAACGTCACCGAGGCCGCGCGGCTGCTCGATCTGGAGCGCGGTCACTTCTATAAAAAACTCAAGGCACTCGGCATCAAGCGGGGCGAGAAGGATCAACCGCCCGCGGGAGGAGAAGGATGA